The segment GGTACGACCGGGAGGTTTGATCCTTGCTGACAATACGCTTTGGGACGGGAAAGTCACAGAAGAACATGTTCCGGCAGCCGACAAACAAACACTCGGTATTCTTGCCTTCAACGATAAAATCAAGGCAGATGATCGGGTAGAAAAAGTAATCCTTCCTTTACGGGACGGACTAACGATGATCTGGAAAAAATAATTCATTACCAAACGATCAATATTTTCGGGAATTGACTATCTTTCTCCCGACAAATCAAATTCTGATAAATACAGACAATATGGAAAGTACGAGAATAAGCAAAATTGAAAGACTGCTGCAAAAAGAGCTGGGAGACATTTTCCTCAAGCAAGCAAAAGGCATGCCCGGTGTCCTGATATCAGTAAGTGCTGTCCGAATCAGTCCGGATTTAAGCGTAGCAAAAGCCTACCTCAGCATCTTCCCGTCTGAAAAAGGGAAAGAACTGATGGATGCCATTCGTGCCAATACCAAAGCGATCCGCTATGATCTAGGGCAACGGGTTCGGACACAGTTACGCATTATACCGGAACTGACGTTCTTTATCGACGACTCTTTGGACTATATTGAGCATATCGATCAATTGTTGAAGAAATAATTTACGGCGTTGAATTTTCCTTTTTACATAGCCCGGCGATATCTTTTCTCCAAGAAATCTCATAACGCAATCAATGTCATATCATTGATCTCGGTATGTGGTGTCGTTATCGCCACCATCGCGCTCGTGTGTGCCCTGTCGGTTTATAATGGCTTTAACGACTTAGTTTCTTCCCTGTTCAGTCACTTCGACCCGGAACTGAAGATAACAGCCCGCTATGGAAAGGTATTCAATCCGGACAATGACACCATCCGACAAATCCGGAATATGCCGGAAATAGCCATTGCCAGTGAAGTATTGCAAGACAACGCACTCATTAAATACAAGGAACGGCAGGAAGTCGGAGTAATCAAAGGTGTTGACAACAATTTCTCGCAACTGGTCAATATTGATTCCGTACTGATTGACGGAGAATTCAAATTATCGGATGAAGTGGCGAATTATGCCGTTCTCGGAATTGGTCTGGCCTCTCATCTGGGTATTAATGCAGGCTTCATCTCTCCTCTTGAAATATACGTTCCCAAACGCGACCAGAAAGTGAACATGGTGAATCCGGCCTCTTCGTTCAACATCGGATACTCTTTCATTTCAGCGGTCTTCCGAATCAATCAGCAGCAATATGATGATTATTACATGCTGATACCGCTTGAGCAGGCCCGTTCATTACTGCATTACGAGAATGAAGTATCGGCCTTGGAGCTCAAACTGAAAGAGGGTGTTTCTCCTGAAGACGTAGAGAAACAGATAAAAGCATGCATTGGCGACCAGTATATAGTGCAAAACCGCTTCGAACAGCAAGAAGCCTCCTTCAAGATGATGCAGGTAGAGAAATGGATTACATTCCTGATCCTATGCTTTATCTTAGCCATTGCCATCTTCAATATTGTAGGATCATTATCCATGCTGATGATCGAAAAGAAAGATGATGTACAAACACTCCGCAATATAGGAGCCAGTGAATCACAAATCCAACAGATTTTCCTATTCGAAGGCTGGATGATTTCCGGCTTCGGCGCCCTCTTCGGGATTTTAGCCGGTCTGATTCTCTGTCTGCTGCAACAGGAATACGGATTCATTCAGTTAGGAGACACCTCAGGAGCCTTCATTATCGATGCCTATCCAGTGCATGTATTACCGGGAGACATCTGTATGATCTTCATTACCGTATTGATTATTGGTTTTCTGGCTGCCTGGTATCCGGTCCGATACTTGGGCAGAAAATGGATACAGAGAAGATAAGGCACCCTTTTATTCCCGACCTAAAGAATATTCTGTGCCTCATCTCATTGTAAGGATCTTATTTTCGGATCAACAAGCTATCAACTTCCTTACCCGATAAATCATAAATCCGAATATTCATCTGTGTATGATCCGCATCTGCTTTCAGCAATGAATTATTGGAGTTGACTATAATCGGAAAACGAATGCCTTCTTCCCCGGCATCCTTCCGAATCGTCTGATGCAAATGTCCGCATAAATAAACATCCGGATTGGCTTCATTCAACAAGGGAATGAACTTTTCAGCAATATCCAATTCACCATGCCAGCCACCAAAAGGAGGCATATGACAAACAATCACTTTAAAGGGAGCCTGTGTGTATAAGTCAGATTTTAATGCAGTTTTCAGCCATTCCGCCTGTTGAGTACGATATTCGTCATAAGCTGTTATTCCATAATACTCTACATCCGAATCAGGTTTGTCTTCCCCACAATCTAAAACGACAAAGCAAACCGGGCCTTGCCGAAACATATAAAACAATTCTTTTTCTTTCGGATTAAAGTACTGTTGGAAATCCGGAGCCATCGGACCTCGTGTCTCATGATTGCCACGGCAATAATACATCGGAATAGAGCCGGCAAACAGTTCTACCGACTTATCCATAAATCCGCCAAACAGCTGTTCCTGATCATTGGCTATCGACACCATATCGCCATTAAACAAGAATAAATCTGTCTTCTTCAAGTCACATTGTTTGACCATCTGCTCCAAGACTTCATTTCTTCCGTGAATGTCATTGACCATCGCAAAAGAAACACTATTTTTATTCACATCATTCGTAACAAACGACAAGGGTTCTTTTCCGTACACATCCGTCGAAGCCATACTTCCATAAACCACTTCATGCCCGTCATGAGACAAAACTTCCTGCACACATACACGATAACGATACCGTGTACCCGGTTGTAATCCCGATACCTTCACGGCATGTACCGTAGAAGTTTCCTTGATACCGATCTTTGTATCGAAGATTTTCTTTCGCTCTTTCGCATAAAAATGGCTGGCATCATCGGGAGCCATCTCCAACCAACCGACCGACGGCTTATCTGAAATCCATACAATTGTTGCTTCCCGCTCTCCTAAATTCTGCAAATAAGGCCCGTGTAAGATTTTAATATCACTCCACGCCGGTAATGCTACCAGCAGCATTAATATTCCAATCCAGTTTAATCTTGTTTTCATGCTATCAGTATTTAATAAGAAGAGGGTGCATATCAAAAAATACACCCTCTACTATTCTCGTCAATTTCGGAAATGATTCCCGTTAGTTTTAATTTTCATTCTCGATAGTTTCATTTTCTATCCCAACAGGAACAGACAAAACCATTCTGATCAACTGAATTCCTTCCCGTGCAACATCTGGGCGTCTGCCATAAATTCTTTGATCCGATGTTCATCCTCCCGCTTACAAATCAGCAAGACATTACCTGACTCAGCAACAATATAATCCTTCAAGCCCTGAATAACTGCCATCCGTTCCGGATCAGATAGAGCAATAACATTACCACTACTTTCGTACAACAAAGTCTGGGTTTTTAATGGCGCATTATCATGTATATCTTTCGGTGCAATATCATACAACGAGCCCCATGTACCCAAATCGGCCCAACCGAAATCTACACAAAGCATATATACATTCTCTGCCTTTTCCATTACCGCATAGTCAATGGAAATATTCGGGCAATATGGAAAGTTCTGGGCAATAAAAGCATGTTCTTCGGCTGTATTGAATTCGGGTAATCCTAAATCAAAGCGGGCCGTCACGTCAGGCAGATATTTATGGAGAGCATTGATGATAGCATCGACATTCCATAAAAATATACCTGAATTCCAAAAGAACTCTCCGCTTTCATAGAATATCCGGGCCAGATCCAGATTAGGCTTCTCTGTAAAAGTCTTTACTTTCGAAAAGCCATCAGCTCCATCTTCACAGCTTTGGATATAGCCATAACCGGTTTCCGGACGACTCGGACGAATACCCATCGTCAGCAAAGCATCTTGGCCATCAACGAACAGAAGACCTTTCTTTACATCTTCCAGGAACTCATCTTCCTTCAATATCAAATGATCACATGGAGCAACAACCATGTTCGCATTGGGATTCAGCGCCCGTATATGATAAGCAGCATACGCAATGCAAGGAGCCGTATTACGACGAGTCGGTTCCAACAAAACCTGAGAAGGATCTAATTGGGGTAATTGCTCTTTAATCAGATCTGCATATAATGCATTTGTGACAATATATATATTTTCTGCCGGAATAATCTTGGCAAAACGATCATACGTCATTTGCAACAAAGTGCGGCCTGTTCCAAAAAAATCAAGGAACTGTTTTGGATAAGCTTCCCGACTAAATGGCCAGAATCGGCTTCCAATACCACCGCCCATAATAACACAATAATTGTTGGTCATAGCTTAATAGACTTAGAAGTTATACACACTACAAATCTAACGAAATAATCTTTCATTTAACAGGCCTGAGAAAAAAAGTTGAAAAAAACTGGAGAAATATTTGCAGGTTCAAAAAAAAGCCCTACCTTTGCAACGCAATTGAGAAACAAAGTTGCTCAGTTATAAATAAAGGTTGACAAAATGCCCAGATGGCGGAATTGGTAGACGCGCTGGTCTCAAACACCAGTGGATTCACTTCCATGCCGGTTCGATCCCGGCTCTGGGTACGAATAAACCCTGATAATCACCTGATTATCAGGGTTTTCTGCTTTTATAGGGCGTACTAAATGTGTACTGAATGACGAATACAAAGAAAAGGTGTACTTTAATAGTTTTCTTCCCCATATCTTTATAATTTCTTAACGCTTATCCTATCTTTTCTTCCTTATTATTGCCGATGTTTTCGGGAAAAGTGAGATTCTTACCTTATATTTGTAGTAAGAACGTTTAAAGGCACACGATTATGGAAAATCATATAGAAACCAATTTCAGAGAAATACAGAAGATATTAGATAGTTGTATAGCTCATGACTATAAAACTAAAGTAGATGCACTATTTTTAAAACGTGAATATTTGACGCAAGCCCAGCTAAAGGATTATTTGCGACAAGAAATTTTCCGTGTGACTGAAAATATTGTAGCCATCCAACAAAAATACCGTGTCGTGCGTAACATTGTATTGGACATGGATATTCCCGATTTTTTGTGGGAAAGTGGTTATTTTGAGGACTTGAATTCTGATGAAAGAAAAAAGTATATCGGTTTCCGCTGCTCTGATTTTGATATGGATGCATATTTGCATGAACCGTCCTGTTATGATGGGCGGCTTCCTTATTTGTCCATTATCGTTAATCTTGTCGTGCTTTCCAAATATTTGCGCTATCTGCAAGAACAGGAAAGCAATTACCATACAGATGCGGTTGCCATCCAAGAGCAAGCCTTGCCAAAAGAGAAAGAGGAAAGTGCAGATACTAATCCAACCAAGATTGTGGGCAAAAGCAATCCTTTCAAGTCCACGTTGAAAGCTAATGAAATCAAACTTCTGACCGACTGTGTGAATGAAGCGAATATGTTTACTACTACCGTCAGTGCCAAAATACTTACCGATTTTTTCAACTGCAAACTGAATGGGGTATTGAAAGTTAATAATACCCGTCTGTTAGCCTATCTTATGATGCAACTTAGCTGTTATAATTACATCGTTTATGAATGGCAGTCTGTCATAGCAAACAATAAACTGATATTGAAGAAGATAAAAGGTGAACCGCTTACACGTACTGACCTGTCGAGTGCGACAGACCAAGCGAAAAACATCTATCCGAAAGGATATGAAATCATAGACAAATACATCAAACAACTGCAAAAAGGTTGAGCATAGATTGAACGCTCAAACAAAGGTCAATTAGACTTCATTTTCAAGCTCTTAACTTTGCCCCCGTTAACAAAAAAACGAGGGTGCGCACCTTCATATTGTTTCACCTAAATTCCTAAACAATATGGAAAAAAATTTAGAGTTAAGAGTTTCCGAACTCGAAAAGATGTTGTTCCTTTCAAAGAACGTGCTTAGCTTCGATGAAGCGAGCAAGTTCTTGAACCTTTCTAAAAGTTACCTGTACAAGCTGACTTCGGGTAACTTGATACCCCATTACAAGCCGCAGGGCAAAATGCTTTATTTTGAGAAAGCGGAGTTGGAAGCATGGTTGCGTCAGAACCCGGTCAAGACGCAGGCGCAGATAGAGCAGGAAGCGCAGAAGTATATCCTTAACCGTCCTCTAAAGAAATAACGGCTATGGAAAATAGAAAAGCGACAGAAGCCGGGCAGGACATCACCATGCAGAAAGAGGATTTCGCAGCCCTTTGGAAAACCATTCATCTAAAGGTGACGGACACTTACGAAGTGCCGCCCGAAATACTCTGGGTGAACGGCTCTACCATTGGCACGTTGGGTAATTTCAGTGCATCCACGGGTAAAGCCAAGAGCAAAAAGACATTCAACATTTCCGCTATCGTTGCGGCAGCGTTGAAGAATGACGAGGTATTGAAGTATTCGGCATACCTGCCACCGAACAAACGGAAAATCCTCTATGTAGATACCGAGCAGAGCAAATACCATTGCCACAAGGTCATGGAGCGTATTTTGCGGCTTGCCGGACTGCCTACCGACAAGGACAGGGACGATTTTGTTTTCATCGTGCTAAGGGAGCAGACACCCGATAAGCGGAAACAGATTATCGGTTATATGCTTGAAAATATGCCCGATGTGGGGTTGCTCATCATTGACGGAATCCGTGACTTGATGTATGACATCAACAGCCCCAGCGAATCGACTGACCTAATCAACCTCTTGATGCGCTGGTCAAGCGGATATAACCTGCATATCCATACCGTACTGCATTTGAACAAGGGGGATGACAACACAAGGGGGCATATCGGTACGGAACTGAACAATAAGGCTGAAACCGTCCTGCAAATTACCAAAAGTACGCAGGACGGCAACATAAGCGAGGTAAAGGCGATGCACATACGTGACCGGGAGTTTGACCCGTTCGCATTCCGTATCAACGACAGCGCATTGCCCGAAGCCGTGGACGGTTATGTATTCAAGCAACCCAGCCAAGACAGGGGCTTTCCACTGGCAGAACTGACGGAGCAACAGCACAGGACAGCTTTGGAAAACGGTTTTGGCAAACAGGTCATATATGGTTACGAGAATGTCCTAAAGACCTTGAAACAGGGTTATGCAAGTATCGGCTACAAGCGTGGACGCAATATCCATGTGGATTTGAACAAGTTCCTTGTGAACAAGCGCATGATTGTGAAAGAGGGCAAGGGCTACCGCTATAATCCCGATTTCCATTATTAAAAGTCAGTTTGGTTTAGTCCGGGTGTATATATAAGAGGAACGGACTTACTATTTCCCTGTATCGGAACAGGCAGGTTTAGTATGGTACGGGTATATATATAACGGACTAAACAGGACTGGCGCACTTTTCAACTATTTTTTAATCCCCAAAAAAGAAAATGTTATGAACATCGAAGATGTGAAACAAATACCCATCGCAGACTATCTGCATAGTTTAGGTTACTCTCCTGTCAAGCAGCAGGGTAACGGCTTATGGTACAAATCACCGTTAAGGGAGGAACACGAACCGTCTTTCAAGGTGAACACTGACCGCAACCTTTGGTATGACTTTGGCGCAGGCAAGGGCGGCAACATCATCGCACTGGCAAAGGAACTCTATTGCTCCGACAGCCTGCCATACCTGTTAAACCGGATAGCGGAACAGACACCGCACGTCCGCCCGGTCAGTTTTTCTTTTCCCCAGCGTAGGACAGAACCGAGTTTCCAACATTTGGAAGTCCGTGACTTGACCCATCCGGCATTGCTCCGTTACTTGGAGGGACGGGGTATCAATATCGAACTGGCAAAAAGAGAATGTAAGGAACTCCATTTTACCAATAACGGCAGACCGTTCTTTGCTATCGGTTTCCCGAACATAGCAGGAGGTTACGAGGTTCGCAATTCCTTTTTCAAAGGCTGCATCGCCCCGAAAGACATCACCCATATACGGCAGCAGGGAGAGCCGAGAGAGAAGTGTTTGGTATTCGAGGGTTTTATGGACTATCTTTCTTTCCTCACGCTCCGGATGAAGAACTGCCCGACCATGCCCGACCTTGACAGGCAGGATTATGTCATACTCAACTCTACTGTCAATGTGCCGAAAGCTATTGACGTGCTGTACCCGTATGAACGCATCCACTGTATGCTTGACAATGACAAGGCAGGATATGAAGCGACACGGGCTATCGAATTGGAATACTCCTACCGTGTGCGTGACTTCTCGGGCAATTACAGGGGGTATTCGGACTTGAACGATTACCTGTGCGGCAGGAAGCAGGAACAGAAGAACAGCACCAGCCAAGCGCAGGAGATAAAGCAGGAAACCGGACAACGTGCCGCCCCAAGACAGAAAAGGGGCAGGGGCATTTAGTCCGGCAGGATTACCAGCGACAGGCGGTTTAATTTGGAGAGCAAGGTTATGTTTCGGTAAACCGAAACTACCTTGCTTTGCTTGACAGCAAAGAAAATTTCTCCCGTTGGTCGCAATTTTTAAGATACCATTCAAATGTAAAAACCTATGACGAATATAAAGGATAAGCCGGGGGGACGTCCGGCAAAGAAACGGATAGAGAAGCAGCAACGGGTAGTCAGCACGAAGCTGACCGAGTTGCAGTATTATGCCATCAGGAAGCGAGCCGGGGAAGCCGGGTTGCGTGTCAGTGAGTATGTCCGGCAGGCGGTTGTTTCGGCAGAGGTCATACCCCGGCTGAATAGGCAGGATGCGGACACCATCCGCAAGCTGGCAGGGGAAGCCAACAACATCAACCAACTGGCGCACCGAGCGAATGCCGGAGGTTTCGCACTGGTGGCGGTGGAACTGGTGAAACTCAAAAACAGGATTGTCGAAATTATAAATCAGTTGTCGGATGATTGGAAAAATAAAAAAGGGAAGCGGGTTTAAGGGCTGTGTGAACTATGTGCTTGGTAAGGAGCAGGCGGTTTTGCTTCATGCGGACGGGGTTCTGACTGAAAGCCGGGGCGATATAATCCGCAGCTTCTGTATGCAGACCGGGATGAATCCCGATTTGAAGAAGCCTGTCGGACATATTGCGTTAAGTTATTCGGCAGTGGATGCACCCAAATTGACAGACGAGAAGATGGTACAGCTTGCGCAGGAG is part of the Parabacteroides sp. AD58 genome and harbors:
- the rbfA gene encoding 30S ribosome-binding factor RbfA — protein: MESTRISKIERLLQKELGDIFLKQAKGMPGVLISVSAVRISPDLSVAKAYLSIFPSEKGKELMDAIRANTKAIRYDLGQRVRTQLRIIPELTFFIDDSLDYIEHIDQLLKK
- a CDS encoding FtsX-like permease family protein, with protein sequence MNFPFYIARRYLFSKKSHNAINVISLISVCGVVIATIALVCALSVYNGFNDLVSSLFSHFDPELKITARYGKVFNPDNDTIRQIRNMPEIAIASEVLQDNALIKYKERQEVGVIKGVDNNFSQLVNIDSVLIDGEFKLSDEVANYAVLGIGLASHLGINAGFISPLEIYVPKRDQKVNMVNPASSFNIGYSFISAVFRINQQQYDDYYMLIPLEQARSLLHYENEVSALELKLKEGVSPEDVEKQIKACIGDQYIVQNRFEQQEASFKMMQVEKWITFLILCFILAIAIFNIVGSLSMLMIEKKDDVQTLRNIGASESQIQQIFLFEGWMISGFGALFGILAGLILCLLQQEYGFIQLGDTSGAFIIDAYPVHVLPGDICMIFITVLIIGFLAAWYPVRYLGRKWIQRR
- a CDS encoding purple acid phosphatase family protein; translated protein: MKTRLNWIGILMLLVALPAWSDIKILHGPYLQNLGEREATIVWISDKPSVGWLEMAPDDASHFYAKERKKIFDTKIGIKETSTVHAVKVSGLQPGTRYRYRVCVQEVLSHDGHEVVYGSMASTDVYGKEPLSFVTNDVNKNSVSFAMVNDIHGRNEVLEQMVKQCDLKKTDLFLFNGDMVSIANDQEQLFGGFMDKSVELFAGSIPMYYCRGNHETRGPMAPDFQQYFNPKEKELFYMFRQGPVCFVVLDCGEDKPDSDVEYYGITAYDEYRTQQAEWLKTALKSDLYTQAPFKVIVCHMPPFGGWHGELDIAEKFIPLLNEANPDVYLCGHLHQTIRKDAGEEGIRFPIIVNSNNSLLKADADHTQMNIRIYDLSGKEVDSLLIRK
- a CDS encoding mannose-1-phosphate guanylyltransferase; the protein is MTNNYCVIMGGGIGSRFWPFSREAYPKQFLDFFGTGRTLLQMTYDRFAKIIPAENIYIVTNALYADLIKEQLPQLDPSQVLLEPTRRNTAPCIAYAAYHIRALNPNANMVVAPCDHLILKEDEFLEDVKKGLLFVDGQDALLTMGIRPSRPETGYGYIQSCEDGADGFSKVKTFTEKPNLDLARIFYESGEFFWNSGIFLWNVDAIINALHKYLPDVTARFDLGLPEFNTAEEHAFIAQNFPYCPNISIDYAVMEKAENVYMLCVDFGWADLGTWGSLYDIAPKDIHDNAPLKTQTLLYESSGNVIALSDPERMAVIQGLKDYIVAESGNVLLICKREDEHRIKEFMADAQMLHGKEFS
- a CDS encoding helix-turn-helix domain-containing protein, whose amino-acid sequence is MEKNLELRVSELEKMLFLSKNVLSFDEASKFLNLSKSYLYKLTSGNLIPHYKPQGKMLYFEKAELEAWLRQNPVKTQAQIEQEAQKYILNRPLKK
- a CDS encoding AAA family ATPase, producing MENRKATEAGQDITMQKEDFAALWKTIHLKVTDTYEVPPEILWVNGSTIGTLGNFSASTGKAKSKKTFNISAIVAAALKNDEVLKYSAYLPPNKRKILYVDTEQSKYHCHKVMERILRLAGLPTDKDRDDFVFIVLREQTPDKRKQIIGYMLENMPDVGLLIIDGIRDLMYDINSPSESTDLINLLMRWSSGYNLHIHTVLHLNKGDDNTRGHIGTELNNKAETVLQITKSTQDGNISEVKAMHIRDREFDPFAFRINDSALPEAVDGYVFKQPSQDRGFPLAELTEQQHRTALENGFGKQVIYGYENVLKTLKQGYASIGYKRGRNIHVDLNKFLVNKRMIVKEGKGYRYNPDFHY
- a CDS encoding toprim domain-containing protein; this translates as MNIEDVKQIPIADYLHSLGYSPVKQQGNGLWYKSPLREEHEPSFKVNTDRNLWYDFGAGKGGNIIALAKELYCSDSLPYLLNRIAEQTPHVRPVSFSFPQRRTEPSFQHLEVRDLTHPALLRYLEGRGINIELAKRECKELHFTNNGRPFFAIGFPNIAGGYEVRNSFFKGCIAPKDITHIRQQGEPREKCLVFEGFMDYLSFLTLRMKNCPTMPDLDRQDYVILNSTVNVPKAIDVLYPYERIHCMLDNDKAGYEATRAIELEYSYRVRDFSGNYRGYSDLNDYLCGRKQEQKNSTSQAQEIKQETGQRAAPRQKRGRGI
- a CDS encoding MobC family plasmid mobilization relaxosome protein, with the translated sequence MTNIKDKPGGRPAKKRIEKQQRVVSTKLTELQYYAIRKRAGEAGLRVSEYVRQAVVSAEVIPRLNRQDADTIRKLAGEANNINQLAHRANAGGFALVAVELVKLKNRIVEIINQLSDDWKNKKGKRV